agaagaaaaactttTTATGGCGTGTATTGATATTAATCTAAAGAAAGGTGACTTATGGTTGTTGATAGTGGATGCTCAAACCGTATGACATACATCAAATCTTTATTCCAAGAGAACCATATGACAGacatcaaatatttattcCAAAAGCTTGATGAGACacaaagaatgagaaataaaaaagagatacAAGTTGAGGAAAAAGGCATAGTGAAAGTCGAAACCAGTCATGGTAAGATAAAACTATTAGATAGTGATACAAAAGAGACTACAATTGAAGTTTCTCTTGATGAAGAGACAAGGGTCTACTCTAGTACATCTCCTAGTGCTTCCACTACAACACAAAAtttgtcaaattcatcatcttcaacaTCACTAAACAACGACTCTTCTCTTGAAGAATTTGTGGAGAATTTGTGGATGAGACACCTCTAAGGAAGTATAAATCATTAGCTGACCATATGCATCATGTCAATTTGCTCTAACTGTTTCAAACCCTATGAGTTATGAAGAAgcacctgaaaaagaagagtggaAGAAAGTAAGAGATGCAGTCCATTGAGAACGATTGAACATGGGATAGGGTTGACTTACAAAACGAAAAGTTTATGGAGATTTACATGGGAGTTCTAGTCCATTGTGGTGGCCTGTATATCAGTTTGATGGAGATTTACAAGAAGTCTATGTAACACAGCTAGAGGGATTCATAAACAAAGACATAAACAAAGGTATACAAGCTGAGATAGACATTAAACTGctttgtcaaaagaaaagttctaCTACTTGACAATTACTTGACATCTGCAACTTTGAATTAAGAGagagtgttgagatatgatttaaagtagttgaaatatgattcaaagtattcaaataTCAAGACTCTAGGAGGttgttagtagatttgaaCTTATCTACCATTTCCATAATATACTATGGTTACGGTATAAGTCTTTCAATATTGGAATTTTGTAACTCTTTAAACATAGAGCAAGCATTGAGtgagaaaacaataataaactATTCTAACTTTgatctattttatcttttcctATCTCCTTCAATATTCCTTTCCCAACCTTGtgattttcaattctatttgATGGTGTGAGAAGAGCACATCTGATAAGTATTTACAGTGGAGAAAACACAGACTagtttcctaaactttctcctCAATTTAAGAAGCACTAACAATCTTAGTAATTAAGGCACTAAACTTGTCCACAATTTTGCAACCATTAAAAATTCTCCTAATTTTGCAACCATTAAAGCACTTAgcttttcaaatctttttgttgttgtgaatAGAGCATAAATCTGATAAGTATTTACAGTGAAAAAGAACTAACCAgctttctaaattttttctttgaaccACTAACAATCTTCCTATTTAAAGTATAAAACTTGTTCACAATTTGACAACTACTAAATTGATGCTCCATAAGTTAAAAACTTTTTCTACCAAGTCTACTAAAAATTCTCAAGAGTTACTCAATAATTTAGTAACTTATTCTATTAAATCAAGTTTATTAACTCACATTCTCGACACACTCATAGATGAAGTGGAAGTGAATGTCAATGCATTTGTTGCGTTTGTGAAATATTGGATTCTTCATAAGTGCAATTGCAGATTTGTTGTCGACGCAAAGAGTTGCTTTAGTTTACTTCTACTCACTTTGCTCAACAAATTCATCAAGCACAATGCTTGAAACAATACCACAGTTGCTGAAATGAACTTGGCTTCACATGAAGATAGTTGCACAGATCGCTGCTTCTGTTTTCGCCAATAgatcaaatttttgttgagaTAAAACGCTATTCTTGCGGTGTTTTTTCTATCATCAATGTCTCCAATTAAAACACTATCGTAAAATCGACTAGTTCTTCAGAATCTTGCCCTCTTTAATACTTCAGTCCGTAACTTGTTGTTTCCTTCACATAGTGGAGAATGTGCTTAACCGCTTAATGATGCATCGTAGTGAGCTTTTCTATGTACCTACTCACCATTCAAACAACATATGAAAGATCGATATAAGTATGAGTCAAGTACCTAAGACTTCCGATGGCGTGCCTATACTCAGTAGAATTCACCAAGCTTCCTTCAACATCTTTCTCGAGTTGTAACTTTGCTTCCATGAGATACTTGGTTAGGTTGCactgtaacgcccctaatttcctttaacctaattagtgacgtcacccatgcatactTATCTCATTAAgcggaagctcatcataaataaccttgaaatagtctttcataaaaattcatgaatccaAAACATTACCTAAACTccgaaaataaaccttcaatactgaattcaaaataaatccaaataaaacgATACTCAATCCTATAACTTAAAATAgtctaataaaagtaaactcctaaaaatatcccgtctccaacttccatggtggcctcagctccgccgtcaaccgtacattggcgccttgcctttacctgaaaaatgtaggtagcacgtggcttgagtattttatgaaatactcagtaagtcaccccactgttggggttaggaatgcaaacacatgcaacatatgagcgggacctaacttttcataaacttttcatagccttgggcgcttttctattccgggtagggttggatgtgtggtactccttcacacatggCCCATGTACGTATACATGaacccaccaggcgggctcTTAAACATACCCCCTGGGCCTGACTTGGTCGGGCAAAACGTGTTACACGTAGCCGGacaccacagaacagaaaagggcccgcatgatatcatggcgaacataaatatcgtatttcattctttcgtatcataaaggggaagaatcccgatgcacgtgacatacatatatgcatgaggtcccttaacatatttaacatggcattacataagcagTGCTAACATTGCATTTACGTTTCTTACATCACATGACATCTCAcatgacttacattacatggcatattacataacattccagttgcataaacatctcataacatgactcgataattctACGTGTATCTATGGCATCAATCAACATATTCATGGCATACAATactaacatctcattcatgacataacataaacagtcaacagtcaacacaagttcatacatcacataacatacacaatctacggtcaacacaatctatacatcacataatcatatcacataaaatatggtgcatgcaggggccacagggcacgcaccatcatacaacacgtagaaagctaactccaacagtaaggtcacttacctcgatggtcttggttgaagtcactcacaacgagCTAATCCCAGCGGTTAAATAAGTcctatgataaccacataaaaatttagaaccttTCATAAGGTACCCTAActaaacctcatgctatttatcaaataaacccttgacctaatctgtctttaacgtttaggagccatactgacctcggatggtaaaactaagggcagaaacggcttcggaagggccaaaaaccttggaatcgatatattatagtgataccgaTTCACCAAGCCGAGCTGCCGAGCCGACCAATTAAGCCGCCGAGCTGAGCTGCGGGATTTGATGGAGCCGAGCTGCCGTACACGTCAAGCCGAGCCGAGAGCACGCGTGCGGAGCCGAGACCAAGGCTGCAGCGCGCGTCTGCGTTGGGCCGAAACGCACAGGGCCCGCGTTCGTTCCGTGGGCTGGTCCAGAGGCCAAACGTGAACCCGACCCGTTTTccttcgtcttccttacccgaaatctcgtgaaaaccctaatcatcGCTGCGCCGCCAACGACGACGTCACAACCCCGATTCCGACGATGCGACGACACCCCTCGCCTATTCCGACCGACGCGCAACGATATTCAACACCGATAGCCTCGGTCGCTTCTCCCTCCGGCCACTCACCGAAGAAAATCCAGCGAACCATCTCGCACGTTTTTCCTGGCTAACCCTCTCGATTTTTCCGTACTCTCAGACACCCtaaaaaaccctaaacgttTGAAGAGCAAAAGTTGTTTCCAACGAAGGAGGAGAGTTGTATATGGGAATATAAAAGGTCTTTATGACTTTTCCATTAAGGCAGTAATTTTCTTGTTAGAAATCATACCTTTTCCAGCGACAATAAATGCAGCATAATATCTTTTCGTTTTggcagcaaaaataaaatcttagcataaaatctaaaataaataaaacaaaaattcgaaTCCTTACATGCACTCTACTTCTTAATATAGGGCGATTGATTTAGCATGATGAAATCTTTTCTTTGGTGTACTTTAATATCGAAGTAGTAGTGAGTAACCCGAGATCAGTCATCTCTaattctttcatcatttgcTGCTTGAACTCTTTGACTCCTTCCACACTTGTACCTGTGACGATTACAATCATaactattgttttttaaattatagaaattagcGAGCCGATTTTCATTCAAGTCAAGAGTGGCCGTCCATATTTTGTATATCTAAAAAAGAGAGTTATTGTACATATTGTTGGCATATCAAATGTAAAGTATGTCAAtggtaagaaataaaaagacagTTGATAGTATATTAACCACtagtgtttcaaaaacattaaatttgaaactcCCTTCTCCATATCCACAATTTGTTTTACTAGTCATGCAACTGTCctcataatatatttataaatggtTACACAAGCAATccttaaaaagaatgaaacatctaccacacaaaatcaaaaggttAAAAGTTAAGTAGAATGTCCTAAAGTATGGATGTGTTTGCAGTTTTCTCTTATTTACTTTCGATCatcagttttctttttgtactcATTGTTCTTATCATCGGAAGAATATAATTCCATATTCGACTGCGTAACCTCTATGTTATCTCtgtatttcttataaacatCGCCTTTATAGAAGTCTCGAGTTCTATAAGCTAGCACAAACGAAGCCACCGCTCCAAACAAAGTCACTGCAGCCAAAATCATGAACGATTCACTAAAGCAATGAGTTCCAGTGCAAGTGAGGCCCTTCCCGTTCTTCACATTTCCAATTTTAGTGGCTTCTGCATCGTAAAACCTCCCTATTACTTCCACGTTCATTATATAAGATCCAAGTGGGACAGTCAGTTGCCCACAGTTGAGCAGTGTTGAGTAATGTTTGAGGCTGAAGAGATCAGAGATTATGGCGAATATCAATGGAGTTTGGGCTCCAAGGCCAAACCCAATGATCAACGAAGCTACATAGCCTGAATTTATATAAGGGAATGCGATGGAGAGCAAGCCGGTGCAGGTGAAAAGTTGGGAAAGACCGAACAGGAAAGGGTGAGGTAATTTGTATTTGGTCATAAGGGTTTCAGAGATGAAACCGGAGAAGACCCgaccaaaaaaattgaatatggAAATCCATGAAACGAAAATACTTATGGAATGATTTGGATATTTAAGTGACTCGGCGATTTGCCCAAGATTGTCAATGGCTGCAACGGACGACCCACATGCAGACACCGTTGTTATGAAAATAGGAGCCATGTCTTTGCTTAGAAGAGCTTGCAAGATGCTGAAATCTTCTCCTCTTTGCGGCTCCTTAGATACATTTGAGACCCTCGGCAAagaagtttttgaaattttctgaAGTTGTTCAGGGGGAATCGAAACAACAACCGAAAGATTCATGGTTTGTTTACcgagtttgaagagaaaaagttCTTCTTTAATAGCTATCAGAAGAGGCAGAAAGATTAAGACGACGATGACCACGACGCCACTGGCATAGCTAGCCTGAGAGAAAGCAATGTTTCTCTGGGTTATGGTGAGAAACAAGAGGAACACCGCTATCGCTATGGACACGTAAAGTAGGTGGTAGAACACTTTGAGCTCCTATGGATGCTTCCGAGCTTTGATTGAACGAATTGGAAGAAAACACAAGAAACATACAATGGATGGTAGCCAtgaaaggaggaggagaagatcGATAGAATTTTGGTTGCCATAAATTgctaaattaatttgagttaGGATGGCCCCACCGAGGCCAACGAAACCCTTGAGAAGGCCCAAAATGATACCGCGTTGATCGAGAAAATTTCTGACGCTAGTTACCATAACGGCCGTGTTGAGGAAGTTCTGTGAATTAGAAGTAATATAGATGTAAACAAACATTAGCGATAAATGGGGTTTTAGGACGTAGTTAGAAACGGAGAGCCAAATCATAACGTAGCTGAAGAAATTGGAGGATATCCCCACAACGAAAGGCATCCACGGAGGAGCCACCTCGGCGAAAAGCCTGGCAAAAACTCCGAGGTTGGAGACGAGATCTTTAGCGAATCCCAAGGTATTAAGTTGGGTTTGATTgtagtcaaattttgtttttaagagTTTGGAGTATGTTCCGAACAAGTAAGGTGAACCACAACCGATCATGATCGAAAAAGAGGTGAACACTGAAAACCATCGTCCTCCAACAACTTGTTTCACAAATAGCCAACTTTCTATTTCACGGTTGTCGCCCATAGTCACTAACTGGAGTAATGACCGCTAGAAATTGATTATTACTTAGGAATAAGAGGTGTCAGCATTgactgaaaatgagaatgagaacgAGGAATACCGATCTAGGAATAAGGAATAAggaataaagaagaaagaatgaagaatgaagaatgaagaatgaaaattgGGAATGAGATTTTGAGTCCCCAATTTGGTGCCCTACGAAGGAAATTCAATTCCAAACATCTTAACTAACCCAATATAGATAGAGTTTGTTGATGGAAAATGGTTTGGCAAGCTCAAACAAACCGCAACTTCCTCTCCTACaccatatatatctttttcacaataatataatttcacAACACTATAATTTCATGAGCTActccatctttctttttaaactcTTCTGGTTGATCTCTCCAaactttctcttttttgtttttaatcttattCTTGTGAGATATATATTGTATTATGAGGATATTGTTTTGAGTATTCAAATGGTAAATCCACAATTCAAAAATGAGCTGTGATGTAttcctcaaaatttcaatatcagTAACGGTTTGATCTTGAGTCAtagaaaggattgagtttgcttttaaactcgtaaaaagagttTGCAACAATTTTACTCTGATATGTGGAaagtgttaggatcgataccagttgttaggatcgcacaacaacgcacacgctcgatctagatgaacacaaagaatgggatagagaaaagttgcaaggagaactctggctaaaagaattttgtattgatgacttcaggtatgtacaacaagagagagtacagtgAATAGAAAAGTTCATTTCAAAGCTTTACTgaacgggatatatatatggttcagtctactaaatatagctttaccagatttaaccatctactatatatagctatgtaccatatatagctttaccggatatagcttcaccatatatggctttaccaaatatagctttaccggatatagccattgaccaagctataaatacagggagcagactccataactcaacaattctcccacttggagactgatcctacaccataccaattagggctttgcatagctttaattttccaacatcaacacattttgtcaacatgtctgctggattctttgcaccctctatcttctccaaacacatatcgccttcttccactaacctgcgagtgaaatggtaccgtcttctaatgtgttttgtccttgaatgatagactggggttttcaccaactgtatggtactctgactatctgtataaaggatcttcttgcactgcttccggcctaattcttctagatagtctgtcatccatatcatctcctttccagcttcagctatggccacgtactcagcttcagtagatgaaagagcaacgcatttctgaagcttagacatccaactcactgctgttccatctatagtgtagatatacccagatgtgctcttgctggagtctacatctccactcagatcagcatccacaaaaccttgcagaactactttgccattgccataacaaagtgtagtattggatgtacctctcagatatcttagaagccacttcacagcttcccaatgttccttccctggatttgccatgtacttgctaacaactcccactgcatgtgttatgtcaggtctagtgcagaccatagcatacatcaaactcccaactgcagaagcgtacggaactgatgccatgtgctcacgttcctcaactgtcttgggagattgcccctttgacaatttaatatgatttgccaagggggtagtcctgggtttagcgttattcatcttgaatttggacaacaccttctcaatgtactgctcttgggatagatttaatgtgccagcagatctatctcgagaaatcctcatcccaaggatctgcttcgctgcacctaaatctttcatctcaaatactgaagacaagcttgccttcaggtggtttatctccctcatacttgatccagcaattagtatatcatccacatacaggagtagaaacacataagaatcagtgtatttcttgaggtagcaacactgatccttttcacttctgtggaaaccactcttgctcatgaaggagtcaaacttcttgtaccattgtctcggtgcttgtttcagtccatacaagctcttattgagcttacacaccatgtgctccttgcttggagctgcaaatccttcgggttgttgcatatagatctcctcgtctagatctccatgtaaaaatgccgtttttacatccatttgctcaaggtgcaaattctccgatgcaacaatact
This genomic interval from Cucurbita pepo subsp. pepo cultivar mu-cu-16 chromosome LG20, ASM280686v2, whole genome shotgun sequence contains the following:
- the LOC111783612 gene encoding uncharacterized protein LOC111783612, with amino-acid sequence MGDNREIESWLFVKQVVGGRWFSVFTSFSIMIGCGSPYLFGTYSKLLKTKFDYNQTQLNTLGFAKDLVSNLGVFARLFAEVAPPWMPFVVGISSNFFSYVMIWLSVSNYVLKPHLSLMFVYIYITSNSQNFLNTAVMASYASGVVVIVVLIFLPLLIAIKEELFLFKLGKQTMNLSVVVSIPPEQLQKISKTSLPRVSNVSKEPQRGEDFSILQALLSKDMAPIFITTVSACGSSVAAIDNLGQIAESLKYPNHSISIFVSWISIFNFFGRVFSGFISETLMTKYKLPHPFLFGLSQLFTCTGLLSIAFPYINSGYVASLIIGFGLGAQTPLIFAIISDLFSLKHYSTLLNCGQLTVPLGSYIMNVEVIGRFYDAEATKIGNVKNGKGLTCTGTHCFSESFMILAAVTLFGAVASFVLAYRTRDFYKGDVYKKYRDNIEVTQSNMELYSSDDKNNEYKKKTDDRK